The Brassica rapa cultivar Chiifu-401-42 chromosome A10, CAAS_Brap_v3.01, whole genome shotgun sequence genome segment GTAGAATGTAATCTAATCGAATTAGAATCTAAAGATATATGAATAATAGATCATATTTTTCTCCactaggagaagaagaaaactaaCCGGCCAGAGGAGCTGCAATGATTGATGGTGAAGGCGAAGAAGGAAAACGGAGACTATCAAGGATCCTGCAAAACATGAACAGATAGAAACACAATCAACAAACGTACACGAAATCATCTCCAAAATTTTTGATTAAAGTGTTCATCAAGAGCATATCAACCCACACGAAAAGCTCTGGAGTTAACCctctctcaaaaaaaaaaatttattttgttgtttgaaCAGATTGATAAGATGGTTTCAAAGATGAAGAATGATTACCTTTTTATATTCCCTGACAAACCGCCTAGCTGAAGAACATCTTGCATTCAAGACTATATCGGTGTTGATTGAATTAATAAGGGATTCAATATGAAGAATCCGTAACAGGAACCGCTTaggtgatgaagatgaagatcagACGTCGCGATAGATCGTAGAGAGAGGATGAACCCTGAAGATGAGACGGCGTAAAGGAGAAGATTAGGGCGGAAGGCTCGTCGGCCTGGAAAAATGACAAAGTCCAAAACCCTAATAACGTCAAACGATTGAAGCCCATCACGCGGAGACTTAATGAAGCGCTGAACATGGACACGTGGCGCCGTTTCCTTGCTCGACTTTCCTGATGACGTGAATGGCCTAAGAAGAATAGAAActctactttatatatatttaaatttaaatagatatatgtatatatatatatatatattatattaatgatgAAATTTTTTTCCGATATAATAAAGAAACACTATATTCTCGAGCTTTCCATATTATTATGGTTATGGTTTTAACACTAAGCTCTGTTATGGTTTAACGCTTTCATTCGGTATAATAAAAATCGTTTTCAAAATCAGAACTTTCCCTATTATTATGGTTAACACTTTTaaaccaaaattcaaaattgGTTTGTTATTATACCGAAAGAAACACTAAGCTCTGTTTTTTAAATCGATTTTGCTACATTGAGTGATTGGTAAGATTGATTGATGATAGGGGATTTGCATATATTTCAAAACTTTGGTTTATGGCAATATATACATCGATTGTGCTGAGCAAGACACAAATATATGTCATTAATTTTTTGAAAGCGATCAACGTAACTTGCATTAGGGTTTTTAGACCTATATAAGACATGTCTTCCATCTTTCTTACTCAAAACCTAAATACAAAACCTAAGCATTCTTCTATAATGGCTGCGATAAGTTGATAATGACTCATATATCCTAAACCTCTACACATAAGTTGTGACCAATGAAAAGTCCAAAAAATTCAATCTAAAACCAAATTGATGTCCACATTAAATAGATCTAATGTcttcttattttataaataacaaaattatcaCCTAGTGTCATATATTTGGGAGTACTACGCATGTCATTGGTCATTAAGCCAGACCCGTATGGGAAATATAAATTCTCAGTTGTCACTCATTTGGGAGATAATGCCTATCCTACTAAATTATTTCATCGGTAGGAGATCAATACAACAATGCATCTTGTATTTTCATCGGGGATTACTAGAAGAGACTTGACTAATTTGAAGGTTAAGCTAATAGCagcaaataattataaattgatttttttgttgctaaattgtaattttatttaaagaattGAAAGTTCACGAGTTACAATTTTCTTTAATAGATTGATAGATCTGAAACGATTAgtccacataaaaaaaaaaaaaaacatggaaatAAAGACAATTAGTACTCAAACACATATGTTTGCTAGCATTAGAATGTAAAAGTAACGATAATAACTTAGAGTCGAATAAAGTTGAAGCCATAAACGAGTCAAAAGGAGAGACACGAAAAAGATTTAACAAATGCTTATGCAGGAAAAGAAAGTTATTTCATCTCGTAAGACAAACAAAGAATCATTCATCTAAGCAGATAGTAGAGACTGCATCAAAGGTTGCCTTGAAAGTCTAAGCAACGACGTTCAACAAAAAAAACCTAGATCCGACATGAGTCAAGATAACACTAACTGGCAGAGCTTAACAGCAGATGCTCACTCTACCAAGTTCACTTTGGCTAGCACATAGACAATCCACATCACCATTCTGAAGCCTTACTGCCTCCTTTTAAAGCACTAATAATGAGGTatataaaccaaaccaatttataagACTAACTAACCAAACGTCCACACAAGCAAAACAAGTAAAATCACTAAGCCATTTCAATTTCAATGCCAATCGGAGCTCTAATAACGTTTGAAATTGGAACCACTAGCATCTGTAAATTCAAGCATTTGTATTCTCAACCGCTATCTAGTCATGCTCTAACTAAGTTGCCTTATTATTTTTGcgacaaaaaaattaacaaacaaaacaaaaagaaatctAAGTGAAGCGTCGTTATACAGCTTCTGCCGGCGACTGTCTGTCGCTACTGACATTTTCTGTATTTTTATCGCCGCTGTATTTATCAGTTTCTTCTAAATATGTGTTGACATGTAGCTAGCCTCAATTATTAATAATTGAACAAATAAGGAGGAAGCTTGTCAAAATTGATAAACATATGCTGACatgtacatttttattttttattttattttatttttgtcgaTGACGATGACGCTGCGTCCAGGGAAAGAACATGACTTACATTGACACAAATGAAAATAAGGAGGAAGCTTGGCAACATTTGACACATGTGGAATCTAATGATGATTTGTTGGTGTTGACTCCTCGTAGTATATGACTATAGTCGGTAACTAAATTTTAAAGACTATTCAAAAAAgctattttattgtatttaaaaattatatatatttttactgattttcattaatttaagtttaaatttcttaaaaatcaAAGTTTGATGTTTACTAACGTAAAAGTATATATTCATTTTGGTATACATtatttaaatctatattttctatattatttttatattttagaaattttaagtatatactccatctgtttcatTATAAATGTCAATTTGACATTTTTTACGGAGATTAAGAAAATTGTATAATagactaatatatttttatttaatgtattatgaatttaatgagaatgatttaaataaaaatatattggttaCTCAAAAGGGTAAAAAGTAGATTTAATGTACAAATTTACATAGGAATAGTAGAATGacacttattttaaaataaaattaaaaatctaaaatgacacttattatgaaacatagagaatataaattaaaattttttaaataataatttaaacggATTatccgaatccgaatcgaaCATGCAAAGATCCAAACCGAACCTGAACCAAAATTTGTAAGTACCTGAATAAGACTGAAATCTTTAACTTTGAAAACCGAAGAGCTGCGAATCAAATCCGTACGGAGATCCGAATGTCCACCCCTAAGCTATGATACATGAGGCCAACCACTTTACCAAGGTTCATCatccaatttttatttttttgcgaAAGTTTATCATCCAATTTTATTAATACAATCACTCCTATTTGAAACCATACCTTCCATCCACACAGCCCATCCTGATTAAATGCTAGATTATTTGTCAAACATACAAGAACATTTTGCTGGGATTTTTAACCAGACCGAACTtgccgaaccaaaccaaactatcAGAACAAAACTGAACTtgccgaaccaaaccaaaccgaaaagttaggtttttggttagtttggttcgCTTCggtaacaaaattaaaattttggtttttggtttggtaTGGTTTGGTAATCGGTTAGTtcgttttctaaaaaaaataaatttagtttCAATTAGTACCAATATTACCTGAAATTCCGAATCAAATCAACCGAAATCTGAAACGAAAAAACAAACTAACCGATATGACTGAACCGAATTAACtaaaatccgaaccaaaataaccgatttttatttatttattcaatttaaaccaaaaatttaaccaaactaaccataaaataaaaaaatttggtaaaataattttgaaaccGAACTACCCgagaaccaaaccgaaccgaacattTTTACGGTTCAATTCGGTGAAATTTTACCAAAACCGAACTACTCGAAAACCAAACCATCCGAACCTGCAGGCCTTATTTCAGTGACACAAATGGATAATGAAATTTATCATGATTGAAAATTGAAGTAAAACCTGAGACTGAGATACGAAAGCTACTAAGTACGAACCTATATTGGGCTAAATCGAATCTATATTGGGCTACTCCGAGCAACATATTCTATGTGTGTTTAACTTTTCAGtctttatttataacaaaaaccACAACGAATCTATATTGGGCTAAATCGTGCTCTCTAATATAGGCTCAAGTAAAAATCCTAAAAGCCCATTAGGTATTAGCAAAATAAAAACCTAGTTTCGGTGTCTCTCAGTTATAACCTAACATCATCTCTCTCCCTCAAGGTTCGTCGCCCAGTTTCTTCATCAACTCAGCGGCTCGtgtcttctttcttctctggtaatatttttcatcaagGGTTTATACTCTTATTACAATGTTATCTACgtgttcttattatttttttctttcaaactgTTATCTAGAAATGGATTGTGACCTCTTGGTTATTCTTTATAGGGGATTCGAGTTGATATATAATAAGCTTCGTTTGCTTTGTTTTGGATGTATATTATGTTTAGCTAAAGAAAGCTATGGCGTACGCACCACCGATGAAGCAAGGAAAGACAGGATTTGAGGAGCCTCAAGAGCAGATTCACAAGATTAGAATCACTCTCTCCTCCAAGAACGTCAAAAACCTTGAGAAGGGTGAGATTCTTTTTCTCGATTTAGCCTTGAAGATTGATTATTTCAGTTAGATCTATTATAGGGTTTATCTgcaatatgtaaatatatagctTTCTGGTACTTGGTTTAGTCATTAATATAGGCACTGAACCTACTAAAATGGTGAATTCATTACTTATCTATCTGTTGGGTTCTGGTGTTTAGTGTGCACCGACTTGGTCCGTGGAGCCAAAGACAAGAGATTGAGAGTTAAAGGACCAGTGAGGATGCCAACCAAAGTTCTTAAGATTACCACAAGAAAGGCTCCTTGTGGTGAAGGTCAGTAATCAAATCtcccttttcttttctttttttttgaaaattctgCAGTGTTGTTAGCTAGATTGTCATTagattttgttatgtttttgtAGTTTCATATGATAATAAAGGAGAAACGTAAACACCTAAGATCTTTGTGTTATGTATTTGTAGGAACCAACACATGGGACAGATTTGAGCTCCGTGTACACAAGCGTGTGATCGATCTCTTCAGCTCCCCAGATGTGGTGAAGCAGATCACTTCCATCACCATTGAGCCTGGTGTTGAGGTTGAGGTCACCATTGCTGATTCTTAGATGCATCTACTTTAATTTTCAAGTTGTCTTTGAATTGCGACggtttatctcttttttttgcTACAAAGTTCAGACTTCGTCTTTACTTCTTAAATATGTTAccctttttgttttaattttgttgGACATGTTATTTGCTAGtggtgttttatttttttgcttgaGCATTGCGTCtttgtttatcatatttaaaGTGGCATCTCTAACCTTACTTCATTTtctactagggtcggcccgccctacgggcgggatattagttaatttgatattcactaaatgctcgagttgaaatttattttaagattcaagaatttggttatctgttatgtcttacttattagtatgcggtgctatagttgtttttcgattattcttgctttggtattgtatcaaattaactaattgtctaactcataattatagatgtacaaatgtggatttgtgataaagtttgatgacaatactgttttttttaattcttattcatagtggagtgtgcatgtgtcagaaagaggcctataacaacttttatttttttgtgtatggattttaaatatatattattttgtataatgcatacttgttgtacaacatttgcttgtagactaaaaaaattgttttctatatttttaaaagagaaaatatttagtctagaatataacatgtacatatgtattgactatatatagaagttgagtgttattttaaaatgacatatgtatagagatttttcaaccattacttcactggcacaaaacatttataactgtaaatccttcttttaaaagcaaaactaataaaagcgtgtacaacaaatgtattttgatatatattatatgcatcaagttataaaggttggaaatattgcaaaactgtttgatgcaaagtttttaacttcacgatcttcatcttgacgtcagttcagtgtcggccctggccacaagcagaagaagcatgggcttccagctgacacgataataagtatttttgcggccacatatttataaaaagtgactttagcctagtggttctaagagaaattaccagtgctagaggtgctgggttcaattacccttaactgcatttatttattttggccctaaatataaaatgggacacgtgtcactcccagaacgcacgaattgatgacgtggtttcacgggagagaggcgaacatttctttatatatatagatttcaaaatttattgtgGAGTAAAATCTTTTCCAATCATACTTCATTTTCAATTCtagccattactccattttggtgttAAAACTTGTTTTATGTGTGAAAAATTgttctttaaatttttaatgttttcattttttacttaaataatattttaaaataatacaataacataactaaacaaaatgttatattatttaataattttacataaaatatatatactataattaaaaataaagataacatAAAAAGATCTACAGTTGCGTTTCACTATTGTGAAAGGACATGTTCAACTAAATGTAAAGTTTACATAACATGATAAAGGATGAGCATGAAGTCGATGCACCAACTGAACTTGCAAAAGAAGTTCTATTTCCATATGTCGAAACTGCTCAAGatgaaagtgttttttttttttttttgtctggttaattatgctattacaaattatgagaaatattatataGACGATATTATAGTCGACAATTCTACCTACCTTATGAAGATTCACGCCTGACTGCATCATCCTGAGTAGTCCTATGAGATCCATTCTTAACGGTACTCCTTGCGCCATGCTAAAGATCTCTTGTAAGCATTTTCTCTAATTTTCTGCGTAATTCGCCTTGCTAAAGATGAAAGTGTCTGATTTAGAAATCACAAAGAGAAGGAAGGTTATGTTTCATTACGAAATGTATTAGT includes the following:
- the LOC103832985 gene encoding 40S ribosomal protein S20-1: MAYAPPMKQGKTGFEEPQEQIHKIRITLSSKNVKNLEKVCTDLVRGAKDKRLRVKGPVRMPTKVLKITTRKAPCGEGTNTWDRFELRVHKRVIDLFSSPDVVKQITSITIEPGVEVEVTIADS